Below is a genomic region from Streptomyces sp. RPA4-2.
AAGGCGGTCGCCGACGGTGAGCCGTTGGTCTACTCCGGGCTCAACCACGAACTGCACGCCCGGATCAGGGAGTTCTCCGGCCAGCGGGTCGCCGTGGAACTGCTGGAGCGGCTCAACGGACAACTGGTGCGCCATCGTTTCCAGCTCGCGCTGAGGCCCGGACGTCCCCAGCAGTCCCTGAGCGAGCACCTGGCCATGATCGAGGCGATCAGGGCCCGGGACCCGCAGGCGGCCGAAGCGGCCGTCCGCGGCCACCTCGCGGGAGTCATCGACGCACTGCGCCAATGACGTCTCGGAGGTGGGCCGACCGGCCTGTCCACCAAGGAGATGTGAGCCATGACGCACGGCAAGGCGCCCACCACCCCACGATCGACGCTCGTCATCACCGCGCACGCCGGGGACTTCGTCTGGCGGGCCGGAGGAGCCATCGCCCTGGCCGCCTCCCGAGGAGAGAAGGTGACCCTCGCGTGTCTCACCTACGGGGAGCGCGGTGAGTCCGCCCAAGCTTGGCGCGAGGGCAGGAAGTTGGCGGAGATCAAGGAGATACGCCGTACCGAGGCCGAGGCGGCGGCCGCGGTGCTCGGTGCCGAGGTCCGCTTCCTCGACGCCGGCGACTACCCCCTGCCGGTGACCCAGGACCTGACCGACCGTCTCGTACGGATCTATCGCGACACCCGGCCCGACGTGGTGCTGACCCACCCCCGGGACGACCCCTACAACGGCGACCACCCGGCCGCCGCGCGGATGGCGCTGGACGCGCGCGTCCTGGCCCAGGCCATCGGGTACCCGTCCGACGGCGAGGTCATCGGCGCCCCTCCGGTGTTCTTCTTCGAGCCGCACCAGCCGGAGATGTGCGGCTTCAGGCCGGAGGTCCTCCTCGACATCACCCCGGTGTGGGAGACCAAGCGCGCGGCCATGGAGTGCCTGGCCACCCAACAGCACCTGTGGGAGTACTACACCGACCTGGGGAAGCGACGCGGCGTACAGCTCAGGCGCAACGCGGGTCCCAACCTCGGCCTGCCCCACACCACCTACGGCGAGGCCTACATGCGCCCCTACCCACAGGTCACGGAGGAACTGGCGTGAGCGGTCTGATCATCACCAATCCGCCGCGCGCGCACGCCGAGGACGTCGAGGCGCTCGCCGGCCACGGCGTGGCCACGGTGCACGAGGGCATGGGCCGCCGCGGCAGCCTCGGCCCCGGCTTCCGGCCCATCCAGCAGGACGTACGCGTCGCGGGCAACGCGGTCACCGCACTGTGCCGGCCCGGCGACAACCTCATGATCCACGCGGCCGTCGAGCAGTGCGCGCCGGGCGACATCCTCGTCGTCGCCACCACCTCGCCCTCCACCGACGGCATGTTCGGCGACCTGTTCGCCACCGCGCTCCAGCACCGCGGGGTGCGCGGCCTGGTCATCGACGCCGGGGTACGCGACACGGCCGGCCTGCGCGCCATGGGCTTCCCCGTGTGGTCGACCGCGGTGTGCGCCCGTGGCACGGTCAAGGCCACGGCCGGCTCGGTGAACGTACCCGTCGTGCTGGGCGGCCAGATCGTCCGGCCGGGGGACGTCGTCGTCGCCGACGACGACGGCGTGGTGTGCGTGCCCCGCGAGCAGGCAGGCGCGGCCGTCAGAGCGGCCGAGGCGCGCGCCGCCAAGGAGGACGCCACCCGAACCGCCTTCACCGGGGGCCAGTTGAGCCTGGACCGCTACGGTCTGCGTGAGACCCTCGCGCAACTGGGCGTGCGGTACCGGTCCTACGAGGAGTGCGCCCCCGACGTCCGCGACGGAACCGGGTCATGAGCGCGGGCGAGGAGGTGCGCTGCATGCTCATGCGCGGAGGCACCTCGAAGGGCGCCTACTTCCTGGCCGACGATCTCCCGCCCGTTCCCGGCGCACGCGACGATCTGCTGTTGCGGGTCATGGGCAGCCCCGACCCGCGCCAGACCGACGGCCTCGGCGGAGCGCACCCGCTGACCAGCAAGGTGGCCGTGATCTCCGCGTCGGCCGGCCCCGAAACGGACGTCGACTACCTGTTCCTCCAGGTCGGCGTCGACCGGCCCGAGGTCTCCGACCGGCAGAACTGCGGCAACCTGCTCGCCGGGGTCGGCCCGTTCGCCGTCGAACGCGGACTGGTCCGGGCCGGGGAGGAGCGGACCTCCGTACGGATCCGCATGGTCAACTCCGGGGACCTCGCCGTCGCCGCCTTCGCCACACCCGGCGGGCGCGTCGACTACACCGGTACGGCCGAGATCTCCGGCGTGCCGGGCACCGCCGCCCCGGTGATGGTCGAGTTCCCGCCGGGACCCCGTCCGCTGCTGCCCACCGGGCGCGTCCGCGACACCGCGGCCGGCACTCCGGTGACCTGCGTCGACAACGGGATGCCGACCGTACTGATCGCCGCGGCCGCCCTGCGCGTCACCGGATACGAGGAACCCGGGGAGCTGGAGGTGGACCACGCGCTCGCCGGGCGACTGCGGGCGATCCGGCTCGAGGCCGGGAAGCTGATGGGCCTCGGTGACGTGGAAGCGGCCACCGTTCCCAAACTCAGCCTGCTCGCCCCGCCGTTGCACGGGGGCGCGGTCATGACCCGTACCTTCATCCCGGTGCGCTGCCACCCCTCGATCGGCGTGCTGGGCGCCGCCGGCGTCGCCGCGGGCCTGCGCGTCGGGGGCGGGGTGGGCGAGGGCATCGCCCGGCTGCCCGCCCACGGGGACCTGCTGCGTATCGAGCACCCCACGGGATTCCTCGACATCGAGGCCGCCCTCGACCACCGCGCCGCCGGCGCCACCCCGGTGGCCCGGCGCACCGTCGTAGTCCGCACCGCACGAAAGATCTTCGACGGCACGGTCTTCGCCCGGCCGGCCGCAGCCGCAGCCCACCTGTGAGGAGGCCTGGATGGCCCCGCCCCTTGGCGACATCGCCCACCTCGGGCACGTCGAACTGCTCACCCCGGACCTGGACGGAAGTCTGCGGTTCTTCACCGACTACCTGGGCCTGACGGTCAACGGCAGGCACGGCGACTCGGTCTACCTGCGGACCTGGGACGACTACGAGCACCACAGCCTGGTCCTCACCGCGCACGAGACCTCGGGCCTGCGCCGCACCGCGCTGCGTGCCTCCAGCGAGGAGGCCCTGCGGCGCAGGGTCGGGGAGTTGGAGACGGCGGGCCACGCGGGCCGCTGGACCGAGGACGAGCCGGGCCTCGGCCCGCTGTACGTCACCAGCGACCCCGACGGCCACGAGGTCGCCCTGTACTGGGAGTCGGAGTGGTACCGGGCCCCGGACGGGCTCAGGCCGGGCCTGAAGAACCAGCCCCAGGCCAAGCCAGGCCACGGCGTGGGCGTACGTCGTCTGGACCACGTCAACTACCTCGCGGCCGACGTCGCCGCCAACGCCGACTTCCACCACCGCCTGCTCGGCGCCCGGCCGACCGAGCAGATCCGCCTCGACACCGGCCGGATCGCCGCGAAGTGGCTGACGTTCACGGACAAGTCGTACGACGTCGTCTACACGGAGGACCGGACGGGCTCGCGCGGGCGGCTGCACCACATCGCGTTCGCGACCGACACCCGTGAGGACATCCTGCGCGCCGCGGACCTCGCCCTCGACACCGGCGTGTTCATCGAGACGGGCCCGCACAAGCACGCCATCCAGCAGACGTTCTTCCTGTACGTCTACGAGCCGGGCGGCAACCGCGTCGAACTCTGCAACCCGCTCACCCGGCTCGTCCTGGCCCCCGACTGGCCGCTGATCACCTGGACCGAGGCCGAGCGGGCCAAGGGCCAGGCATGGGGCCTGAAGACCATCGAGTCCTTCCACACCCACGGCACACCACCTCTCGACCAGGCCCAGGACACCTGACACAGGCGGGACGAGCACGCGGGACGGCGGCCCCTGCACCGCTGACGGTGGCGGGACCGCCGCACGATCGGTTCCGGAACCGGGTTGACCCTCGACCTTGTGCAGGGTCCAGAGTGCTGGGTGTGGAGAACGACATGCGCAGCATTGGCGAGATGGCCCGCGACAGCGGCCTGGGTGTGAGCGCCCTGCGGTTCTACGACCGTGCCGGAGTGCTGGTCCCGGCCTGGGTGGATCCGGTGAGCGGCTACCGCTGGTACGAACCCGAGCAGCTCGAAGAGGCCCGGCTGCTGGCCCGCTTGCGCCGGTCAGGGATGCCGCTGGCGGACATCCGGCTGGTGCTGGCCAGCTGGTCCGGCGCGGACACCGATCTGGTCCGGAAACTGCTGAAGGCGCACCTGCGCCGCCTCGAGCAGGGACTGTCCGATGCCCGCAGCGAGTTCTCCGCGCTCCGAGCCCTACTCGATCACAGGGAGAATGTCATGACTTCGCTCCGCATCGCCACCGTCCGGCTGTCCATCACCGCGCCCCGACTGGCAGCCGCGGTGGACGCGGTTCGTTTCGCGGCGAGCACCGACCCGGAGCTGCCGATGCTCGGCGGGGTCCTGTTCGACATCGAGGGTGAGAGCCTTCACGTCGTGACCACCGACCGGTACCGAATGGCCGTCGCGCAGGTCGGTATCGCCGGGCACGACGGGAGCCGAGTGCAGGTCATCGTGCCCACCCCGCTCGCCGACGCGATGCGGGCGCTATTGGACGGCGAGGGACCCGTGCGGCTCTCCGTCGACGGTGACCGCGTGGCACTGGAGGCTGGGGGCACGCAGGCAGCCGGTCAGTGCCTCGACCACGACTTCCCCGACTACCGTCGTCTCCTCCCGCAGGTCGCAGGGCGCCGCGCCGTCGTCGAGGTGGCGGCTTTCCGGAAGGCTCTGGAGACCGGTCCGGTCCGGTCCGGAGAAACCGGAGCGTACGACCTCAGCATGCTCAGGGTGGAGGATGGCGGCACCGTGACCCTCTGCGCTGAGGGTGTCGAGGACCCGAACCGCGTCGCCGTCAACCGTGAGTTCCTGCTGGACGCGCTGACCGCCGGGGCCAGGGACCGACTGATTTTGGAGCTCGGCACCTCCACGACGCCGATCGCTATCCGCCGGCCCGACGACGAGGGCACCTTCTCGATCCTGATGCCGGTCCGCCTGGAGGACTGACGGTACGTTCACCCTGATCCGGCCCGCCCAGACCAGTCGGATGCAGCCGGATCAGGGTGCTGGGGAACCCATGGACGGAGACGGATGCCCCATCGTCGATCGAACGAACGGACCACACCATGGTGCCCGGCGCCCAGGGAATCTGTCACGGCTGCTGGGCCTCGGGCCGTGACGCCGCCGGCACGAGGCACCGGCCGCCGGCACGAGGCGCCAGGGACATCGGCCGACGAGACGTCGCTGCCGAGATCGCCATCCGTCAGCTTTACGACACCACGCTTTGAAGGCCAGGGATCAGCGTGCCGCCCACGCCTCCACCGCGGTCGTCACCGGCGCTCCCGTACGCGCCGACTCTTCGATGGCCAACGCCAGCAGATGATCCTGGCAGCCCTCGGCCAGCGGATACGGTTCGGGGCCGGCGTCCCGGACCCATGCCCCCGTACGGCACAGCAGGTCCACCACGGCGAGGTCGTCCTCGGACAGACTCGCGCCCAGATAGTCGTTGCGCCACACCACCCGTCCGTCGAACGAGATGTGGTGCACCTCCGCTCCTTCGAGATTGAGATCCGTCCCGGTCCGGCGGCGCATCAGCGGGGACTCCACGGGTGTGCGCGGACCGGCCATCCGTACCACCGTGTCGTCCACCATCTCGCCGAGCGAGCCGCGTACCACGATCCGTCGGGCGCGCAGCGGATTCCACCACTGGTTGTCCGTGAAGTCGTACAGGCCCGTGCGGGCCCCGCCGAAGTCCAGGAGAGCGAGGGTGTTGACGGCGTCCTTGGGCGTGAGATCGTCCGACCAGCCGGCGGGGGACAGCGGATCGGCGAGCGGGGCGGTGAAGGCCCGAGCCGTCACGGTGACGGGCCCGCCGGCGACACCCAGCGTGTGCCGGATCAGCGACATCGCGTGATACATGTGCGTCGAGGACACCTGGACGGACGTGACCTTGCCGATCACGCCCTCGCGTACGAGGGCCATGCGAGCGGCGTGGCCGGGCATCAGGGGGTACTGTTCCGCGACCTGGACGAGTCCGCCGCCCCCGGCGCGTTTCGCGCCTCCCACGGCATCCCACAAGTCCCGAAGGCCGCGTACGTCGGGCGCCGGCGGAGTCTCGGCGAGGACCGGCACCTCACGCTCGACCAGTTCCTGTACGACCTGCGGCGTGATCTCCCACGGGACCGACGGGATCACGAACTCCGGTTCAGCGGCGCACAGTTCGCTGACGGTTCGGAAGGCCGGTACACCCCACTCCGCCTTCAGCTGGGCGACGCGTTCGGCCGAACGCGTCACGACGCCCGCCACCGCCAGCCGCTCGGGCAGTGCCCTCGCCAGCCGGACGAAAAATTCGGCCCGCCACCCGCTGCCCACGATGCCGAACCGTATGGGTCCTGTCCTCAAGTGTCCGTTCCTCCCCGCGTCCTCGCCCCGAGTCTAAGGGCTGCCCCGTAATCCCCGGCGGGCGCACGACGACAGCTACGGCACCCGCGGGCGTGTCCCGGGAGGGCACCCGGCCGGCCATGTCCGGTGAGTCCCACGGGGCCGACCCTGGCCCGCAGGTCGAGGGGATCGGCGCGAGGGAGTGACGGCGGGGCGCGACGTGTTCCCGCCCCGCCCCGCCGCCCGGCCGTGGCCGGTCAGTCCTTGAGCTGGTCGATCTGGCGGATCTTGTTGGTGGCGTCCAGGGCGGCGACCTTGTAGGACTCCGCGAGCGTCGGATAGTTGAACACCGCGTCGACCAGGTAGTCGACCGTGCCGCCGCATCCCATCACCGACTGGCCGATGTGGATCAGCTCGGTGGCCCCGGTGCCGAAGCAGTGCACACCGAGCAGTTTCCGGTCGTCCGGGGAGACCAGCAGTTTGAGCATGCCGTGCGAGTCGCCGATGATCTGGCCCCGGGCCAGTTCGCGGTAGCGGGAGATACCGACCTCGAAGGGCACGCAGTCCTCGGTGAGCTGGTCCTCGGTGCGCCCGATGAAACTGATCTCCGGAATGGTGTAGATGCCGATCGGCTGGAGGTCGTGCATCGGGTGCACCGGTTCGCCGAAGGCGTGGTACGCCGCCGTGCGGCCCTGCTCCATCGAGGTCGCGGCCAGGGCCGGGAAGCCGATGACGTCGCCGACGGCGTAGATGTGCGGCACCTCGGTGCGGTAGTTCTCGTCGACCTTGATCCGGCCGCGCGGGTCGGCGGACAGGCCCGCCTTGTCCAGCTCGAGTTCGTCGGTGAGGCCCTGCCGGCCGGCGGAGTACATCACGGTGTCCGCGGGGATCTTCTTGCCGCTCTCCAGGACGGTGAGCGTGCCCCGCGGATGGCGTTCGACCGCGGCGACCGTCTCCCCGAAACGGAAGGTGACGGCCAGGTCCCGCAGGTGGTACTTCAGCGACTCGATGACCTCGACGTCGCAGAAGTCGAGCATCGAGGACCGCTTCTCGACCACCGTGATCTTGCTGCCGAGGGCGGCGAACATGGAGGCGTACTCCATGCCGATCACACCGGCCCCGACGATGACCATGGAGCGCGGCACCCGCTCCAGGTTGAGGACGTTGTCCGAGTCCATGATCGTGCGCCCGTCGAACTCGACGGCCGCGGGCCGGGCCGGCCGGGTGCCGGTGGCGATCACGATGTGCTCGGCGGTCAACAGCTGTTCGTTGCCGTTCGCCTCGGTCACGGCGACGGTGTGGTCGTCCACGAAGCGGCCGGTGCCGGCGAAGAGGGAGACGTGGTTGCGGGAGAGCTGATTGCGGATGACGTCGACCTCGCGGCTGACCACGTGCTGGGTGCGCGCGGTCAGGTCGGCGACGGTGATGTCCTCCTTGAGCCGGTAGCTCTGGCCGTACATGTCGCGCTGGGTGAGACCGGTGAGGTAGAGGACCGCCTCGCGCAGGGTCTTGGAGGGGATGGTCCCGGTGTGGATGGACACCCCGCCGACCATGTCGGGCCGGTCGACGACGGCGACCCGGCGGCCGAGCTTGGCCGCGGCGATGGCGGCTTTCTGCCCACCGGGGCCGGATCCTATGACAAGCATGTCGAAGTCGCGCACTCTCCGAAGTCTGTCAGGCCGAAGTCCCTCCCCGGAAGGGTGAATGGGAAACGGACCACTTCGCCCGGGGAAAATTCCGGTGGTCACCGCACCTGACGCCGGAGACGGACGCATCGCACGCCGGGGGTCGGCGCACGGGAGGCCGGAATCCGGCGCACCTCGCTTCGGACGTCAGCGCACCAGACACGGACGCTTCCCGTCGAATTCCCACCCGGGGATCAGGAAGCGCATCCCGACGGCGTCGTCACGCGCCCCCAGAGCCTTCTCCCGGTAGAGGTCGTGGGCCGCGAGCAGCCGGTCCATGTCGATACGGACCCCGAGCCCGGGGGCGTCCGGGACGGCGACCTCCCCGTCGACGATGCGCGGTGGCTCGACGGTGAGCCGCTCCAGCCCCTCCTGCCAGATCCAGTGCGTGTCCAGGGCGTTGTAGGCGCCCGGCGCCGCGGCTCCGCAGTGGGTCACCATGGCGAGCGAGATGTCGAAGTGGTTGTTCGAGTGGCAGCCCCAGGTCAGTCCCGTCGCGTGGCACAGCTGGGCCACCCGCACAGAGCCCCGCATGGTCCAGAAGTGCGGGTCGGCCAGCGGGATGGAGACCGACTGCAGGGCCAGGGCGTGGGTCAGCTGCCGCCAGTCGGTGGCGATCATGTTGGTCGCCGTGGGCAGACCGGTGGCACGCCGGAACTCGGCCAGGATCTCCCGCCCCGAGTAGCCGTCCTCGGCCCCGCAGGGGTCCTCGGCGTAGGCGAGGGTGCCCACCAGGGGGGTGCACAGCTCGACCGCCTCGCGCAGCGACCACGCCCCGTTCGGGTCGAGGGTGATCCGCGCCTCGGGGAAGCGGTCCTTCAGGGCCCGTACGGCCTCGACCTCCTCGGCGCCCCGCAGGACACCGCCCTTGAGCTTGAAGTCCCGGAAGCCGTAGAGGTCGTACGCGGCCTCGGCCTGCCGGACGATCGCCCCGGGGGACAGGGCCTCCTCGTGGCGGATCCGGTACCAGTCCACGCCGGCGTCGGGTTCGCGGACGTACTCCAGGTCCGTGCGGTCGGGGTCACCGACGTAGAACAAGTAGCCGAGGACCCGTACGGAGTCACGCTGCTGCCCGTCGCCGAGCAGAGCCGCCACGGGTACGTCCAGGTGCTGCCCGAGGAGGTCGAGCAGCGCCGACTCGACGGCCGTGACGGCGTGGACGGTGGTCCGCAGGTCGAAGGTCTGGGCGCCGCGTCCGCCGGAGTCCCGGTCGGCGAACCGGGCCCCGATCTCCCGCAGGACGCGCTGGTAGTCACCCACCTTGGCCCCGACGACCAGCGGCCCGGCGTCCCGCAGGGTCCGGGTGATCTTCTCTCCGCCCGGGACCTCGCCGAGCCCCGTACGGCCCTCGGAGTCCGTCAGGACGACCACGTTGCGGGTGAAGTAGGGGCCGTGCGCACCCGAGAGGTTCAGCTCCATGGAGTCCCGTCCCGCGACCGGATAGACGGAGAACGCGGTGACGGTCGGCCGGCTGATGCCCATGGTCTTCGGATTCCTTGCGTACGGGGTGGGTTGGGGGAGGAGGTGCAGGATGACGGAGGCGGAGCGCCGGGGCGGTCAGACGGGTCGGGGCGCCGCTTCGGCCAGGAGCTGCCCGGCGTCGAGGATCTTCGCGAGAACGGCGAGGTCGTCGGGGCCCGGGTCGGTGAGCGGTGCCCGGACCGGACCGACGGGCAGTCCCCGCAGCCGGGCGGCGGCCTTGACCAGCGAGACGGCGTAGCCCGGCACCCGGTCGCGCAGCTCGACGAGCGGGACGTAGAACTCCCGCAGCAACACGGTCGTCCGCTCGTCGTCGTTGTCCCGCAGAGCGGTGAAGAAGGCGTTCGCGATGTCCGGCGCGAAGGCGTGGACCGCGGAGGAGTAGGCGGGCACACCCACGGTGGCGTAGGCGCGGGCCTGGATCTCGGCGGTCGAGGCGCCGTTGAAGAACAGGAAGCCGTCGGGCGCGGCGAGCGTGAGGCGCTGGAGCCGGTCGAGGTCGCTGTGGCCGTCCTTGAGGCCGATGACCGTGGGGATGTCCGCGATCCGGCGCAGGCTCCCGGCGTCGAAGGCGACCTGTCCGCGCTGGTAGGCGATGAGCGGCAGGGACGTCCCGGCGGCGATCCGGCGCAGCTGCTCCACCAGACCGTCCTGCGGGGCGGCGATCAGGTAGTGCGGCAGCACCAGCGCGGCGTCCGCGCCCTCCTCCTCCGCGATCCGGGCGAACCGCAGCGCCTGGGCCCAGCCGTAGCCGATTCCCGCGACCACCGGCAGCCGTCCGTCGGCGATCTCGACCGTGGCCGCGACGACCGCGCGGTACTCGTCCTCGTCCAGGGAGAAGAACTCGCCGGTTCCGCAGGCGGGGAAGACCGCGCCCGGCCGGGTCGCGAGCTGGGCGGTCAGATAGGCGCGGTACGAATCCGGATCGAGGCTCCCGTCGTCCCGGAAGCTCGTGAGGGGGAAGGACAGCACCCCGCCCGCCATGCCGTCCCGCAGCCGCCGCGCCACGTCCTCGGCCTCCGTGCTGAACCGTGCCATCATTCTCATCCTCATATGCAGATGACGTTTATGTATGCAGATGAAGGTTAGGTGGGTGAACCATCGCGGGTCAATGGGGCGGGGAGGCGGTTTTACGATGGGGCCCATGTCCGAGAGCAGAGGTGTCCGCGCCGTGAAGTCGGCGTCCCGCACGGTCGCCCTGCTGGAACTGCTCGCGGGGCGCGGCGACCGGCCTGCCCGCCTGGACGAACTCGCGGCGGAACTGGAGGTGCCGCGCAGCAGCATGTACCAGCTGCTGCAGACCCTCGTCGACTGCGGCTGGGTACGCTCCGACACCACCGGCTCCCTCTACGGCATCGGGATCCGCGCCCTGCTCACGGGTACCGGCTATCTCGACGGCGACGCGCATGTGCGGGCGGTGCGCCCCTGCCTCGACGAAGCCTCGGACACGCTCGGCGAGACGATCCACCTGGCGCGGCTCGACGGTTCGGACGTCGTGTACCTCGCGACCCGCGAGTCCCACGAGTACCCGCGCACTCTCAGCCGGGTCGGCCGCCGGGTCCCGGCCCACGCCGGCGCCCTCGGCAAGGCGCTGCTCGCCGAACGTCCCGACGAGGAACTCCCGCTCCCCGTAGGTCCGTTGGCCGCCCTGACGGAGAACACGCACACCGACCGGGCCGCCCTGCTCGCGGACCTCGCCCGGGTGCGCGAGCGCGGCCACTCCGTCGACCGCGAGGAGACGGTGCCCGGTATCGCGGGCTTCGGCTTCGCCCTGCGCTACGACACACCGGCTGTCGACGCCGTCAGCTGCTCGGTTCCCGTCACCCGGCTCACGGACGAGCACGAGGCCCGCATCGTCTCCGTCATGCGGGAACTGCGGACCAGGATCGAAACCCTCGCCGCTCCGGCACCGGGCACTCCCGACTGGCGCTGACCGGGGGAGCGCCGGCCCGGAGCCGACCGGGGCCGGTCCCCGGCCGGCCAGGGCTCTCCCGGACCGCGCCGCGCGGTCCGGCTGCCCGGACCCGTGCTCCGTGGTCGAGCGGCGCACCTCAGACCATGGCCTTGTCGAGGTAGCACCAGCGCCAGTCCTCGCCCGGCTCCAACGACCCGATGACGGGGTGACCGGCCGTGGCGGCGTGCGCCCGCGCGTGCTGGAGCGGCGAGGAGTCGCAGCACCCGACGTGCCCGCAGGTCAGGCACATCCGGAGATGCAGCCAGGTGGAGCCGATGTGCATGCACTCGTCGCAGCCGTCCGGGGTGCGCGGTGTCACGGAGCGGATGTACGACAGATGAGGGTCGGGCCGCGCGGTCGCCATGGCGAGCCTCCTTCCTCCGCCCTTCGCGCGGGGCGGTTCATCGGCGAACGGACAGGCTCTCCTCGACCCACTGCTTCAGAGCCGACGCGGGGGCCGCTCCGGTCTTCCGGGAGATGACCTCACCCTTGTCGAGCAGCAGCAGGGTCGGCACGGCCTGCACCTGGAACCGCTGGGCGAGCCGCGGACTCCGGTCGATGTCGACCTTGACCAGCTTGACCCGTCCGGCCAGTTGGCGGGCGACCTCCTCCAGCGCGGGGCTGACCATCCGGCACGGCCCGCACCAGGTGGCCCACAGGTCGACGAGGACGTACGGCCTCGCCTGCTCGGCGATCTCCGCGAAGTCCGCGTCACCGGCCTCGGTGATCCACGCCAGCGGGGCCTGACAGTTCCCGCAGCGCGGTGTACCCGCGGCCGCCGCCGGCACCCGGTTGCCACGGCCGCACCGGTCGCAGGTGACCGTCCCGGCCCGACTCGTGCCCACCGCGCTCACGCGGCCTTCCGGACGTCCGGCGCCGCCGGTTCGCCGTAGGTGACGACCAGTTCGCCGTTCTGCGCGTCGACCCGGATCGTCGATCCGTCCTGCACGTCACCGCGGATCAGCGCCCGGCCCACGAGCGTCTCGACCTCGTGCGAGATGTAGCGGCGCAG
It encodes:
- a CDS encoding IclR family transcriptional regulator; this translates as MSESRGVRAVKSASRTVALLELLAGRGDRPARLDELAAELEVPRSSMYQLLQTLVDCGWVRSDTTGSLYGIGIRALLTGTGYLDGDAHVRAVRPCLDEASDTLGETIHLARLDGSDVVYLATRESHEYPRTLSRVGRRVPAHAGALGKALLAERPDEELPLPVGPLAALTENTHTDRAALLADLARVRERGHSVDREETVPGIAGFGFALRYDTPAVDAVSCSVPVTRLTDEHEARIVSVMRELRTRIETLAAPAPGTPDWR
- a CDS encoding 5-dehydro-4-deoxyglucarate dehydratase, giving the protein MARFSTEAEDVARRLRDGMAGGVLSFPLTSFRDDGSLDPDSYRAYLTAQLATRPGAVFPACGTGEFFSLDEDEYRAVVAATVEIADGRLPVVAGIGYGWAQALRFARIAEEEGADAALVLPHYLIAAPQDGLVEQLRRIAAGTSLPLIAYQRGQVAFDAGSLRRIADIPTVIGLKDGHSDLDRLQRLTLAAPDGFLFFNGASTAEIQARAYATVGVPAYSSAVHAFAPDIANAFFTALRDNDDERTTVLLREFYVPLVELRDRVPGYAVSLVKAAARLRGLPVGPVRAPLTDPGPDDLAVLAKILDAGQLLAEAAPRPV
- a CDS encoding UBP-type zinc finger domain-containing protein, whose amino-acid sequence is MATARPDPHLSYIRSVTPRTPDGCDECMHIGSTWLHLRMCLTCGHVGCCDSSPLQHARAHAATAGHPVIGSLEPGEDWRWCYLDKAMV
- the trxA gene encoding thioredoxin, with amino-acid sequence MGTSRAGTVTCDRCGRGNRVPAAAAGTPRCGNCQAPLAWITEAGDADFAEIAEQARPYVLVDLWATWCGPCRMVSPALEEVARQLAGRVKLVKVDIDRSPRLAQRFQVQAVPTLLLLDKGEVISRKTGAAPASALKQWVEESLSVRR